From a region of the Phaseolus vulgaris cultivar G19833 chromosome 6, P. vulgaris v2.0, whole genome shotgun sequence genome:
- the LOC137832766 gene encoding E3 ubiquitin-protein ligase RING1-like gives MLISPLLFFPIYQMGLRHLTNLMTPLPQLCASLCHVKKSEACSPDCEICLRICLTNPQYPNYDSPPAAPPPPPQLPPFNLDNGGVDESSSHRIATYLFLALAILTIAFFVVCCRTIYTRFSSRRRVPSRHQPESRGGGDFVDEEHGAMVDHPIWYIRTLGLQQSIISAITVCRYKKGEGLIEGTECAVCLSEFEEDENLRLLPKCYHAFHLPCIDTWLRSHTNCPICRAPIVSDLATARLDSTFLDSESFGDSHVEILENSASDSELGNRAEEEGRVEGEDGVRVCETETPVEEVPYILPRRSVSLDSFSVANINRALATVGSNGSSKRVLDDAGSSSKGGFGNDLATTFKGSSSFRLTRYLQGAPSSSMKRSQSYNGKYLLSWYGRNQKKPNGSLRSF, from the coding sequence ATGCTGATTTCACCTCTTCTTTTCTTCCCGATCTATCAAATGGGTCTGCGTCATCTCACAAACTTGATGACGCCATTGCCACAACTCTGTGCCTCACTTTGTCATGTCAAGAAGTCTGAGGCTTGTTCACCAGATTGCGAAATTTGCCTCAGGATCTGCCTCACCAATCCCCAATACCCTAATTATGATTCTCCTCCGGCGGCGCCGCCGCCGCCGCCACAACTTCCGCCTTTCAATCTAGATAACGGCGGCGTAGATGAATCCAGCAGCCACAGAATAGCCACCTATTTGTTCCTTGCTCTTGCGATTCTAACAATTGCTTTCTTTGTTGTTTGTTGTCGCACCATCTACACCAGGTTCAGCTCAAGGAGGAGGGTGCCATCGAGGCACCAACCGGAGAGCAGAGGTGGTGGTGATTTTGTTGATGAAGAGCACGGAGCTATGGTGGACCACCCCATATGGTATATCCGCACCCTTGGCCTTCAGCAATCGATTATCAGTGCCATCACAGTTTGTAGGTATAAGAAAGGTGAGGGCTTGATCGAAGGAACCGAGTGTGCTGTTTGCTTGAGCGAGTTTGAAGAGGATGAGAATCTCAGACTTTTGCCTAAATGCTACCATGCTTTTCATTTACCTTGTATTGATACATGGCTTAGGTCTCATACCAATTGTCCCATATGCCGGGCCCCCATTGTTTCTGACCTTGCAACTGCTAGGTTGGACTCTACTTTTCTTGATTCAGAATCCTTTGGAGATAGCCATGTGGAAATTTTGGAAAATAGTGCTTCTGATTCTGAATTGGGGAACAGGGCAGAGGAAGAAGGCAGAGTGGAGGGTGAAGATGGAGTTAGGGTTTGTGAAACTGAAACCCCAGTTGAAGAGGTGCCCTACATTCTTCCTAGAAGATCTGTTTCTCTGGATTCCTTTTCTGTTGCAAATATCAACCGTGCTCTTGCCACAGTAGGATCTAATGGTAGCTCAAAAAGGGTGCTGGATGATGCTGGTTCTTCTTCAAAGGGGGGTTTTGGAAACGATTTGGCTACCACTTTCAAGGGTAGCTCTTCTTTCAGATTAACTAGGTATCTGCAGGGTGCTCCTAGTTCTTCAATGAAAAGGTCACAGTCCTACAATGGGAAGTACCTTCTGTCCTGGTACGGTCGCAATCAGAAGAAGCCAAATGGTTCTCTGAGAAGCTTTTAG
- the LOC137833586 gene encoding classical arabinogalactan protein 1-like: MASSFTLILLLAAMLVFSAVAQSPASSPKAAATPPAVFPYKPPHKVSPSPAPAVTSPPSPPPSSASSPSPSASPLSISAPPSEAPAPSANAAVSYGFAAAGSVVVGLVTAVLVI, from the coding sequence ATGGCTTCGTCCTTCACTCTCATTCTCCTGCTCGCTGCTATGTTAGTCTTCTCTGCCGTCGCACAATCTCCGGCGTCGTCTCCTAAGGCCGCTGCTACTCCACCTGCCGTTTTTCCGTACAAGCCTCCACACAAAGTTTCTCCGTCACCAGCACCCGCTGTGACCTCTCCGCCGTCTCCTCCTCCATCGTCTGCGTCCTCTCCCTCGCCTTCCGCTTCTCCATTGTCAATCTCTGCTCCTCCGTCCGAGGCTCCCGCGCCGTCTGCGAACGCCGCTGTCTCGTATGGATTCGCCGCCGCAGGATCTGTTGTGGTTGGTCTCGTCACTGCCGTATTGGTCATTTGA
- the LOC137832767 gene encoding classical arabinogalactan protein 1-like: MARSFALMLIAALLFSSTMAQSPASSPALSPTNTPVATPPRRSLSPAPSPAVVPTPSESPAASPASPPATGASPPAPPASPSESPNAAATPTTPPSTISSPPSEAPGPAANGAVLNRLGGSALILVIAAAVLV, translated from the coding sequence ATGGCTCGTTCCTTTGCTCTTATGCTAATTGCTGCATTGTTGTTCAGTTCCACAATGGCTCAATCTCCGGCTTCGTCGCCGGCCTTGTCGCCAACCAACACTCCCGTCGCCACTCCCCCGAGGAGGTCATTGTCTCCGGCTCCATCTCCTGCCGTGGTTCCAACGCCGTCTGAATCACCGGCTGCTTCACCGGCTTCTCCACCCGCCACCGGAGCATCTCCTCCTGCTCCACCTGCGTCTCCTTCTGAATCCCCAAACGCTGCCGCTACTCCCACCACCCCTCCCTCCACCATCTCGAGTCCACCAAGTGAAGCACCAGGACCTGCTGCAAACGGTGCCGTTTTGAACAGACTCGGTGGATCTGCTTTGATCCTCGTTATCGCTGCCGCTGTGCTCGTGTAG
- the LOC137832768 gene encoding bifunctional riboflavin biosynthesis protein RIBA 1, chloroplastic yields the protein MPSFTLSSSSSPALSCPRASKHFKLFNDVPSVRMNSKFPSSDHAFSRIKATLISGGGDLLSYPNSNGIMIGKNLVGDESVRIDVQSNGTPAVDTGITSNVFSVDGDEFDLDSPTAGFASIPEAIEDIRQGKMVVVVDDEDRENEGDLIMAAQLATPEAMAFIVKHGTGIVCVSMKEEDLDRLELPLMVNSKDNEEKLCTAFTVTVDAKHDTTTGVSAHDRATTVKALASRDSTPGDFNRPGHIFPLKYREGGVLKRAGHTEASVDLAILSGMDPVAVLCEIVDDDGSMARLPKLRQFAERENLKIISIADLIRYRRKRDKLVERASAARIPTMWGPFTAYCYRSLLDGIEHIAMVKGDIGDGQDVLVRVHSECLTGDIFGSARCDCGNQLALSMQQIEAAGRGVLVYLRGHEGRGIGLGHKLRAYNLQDDGRDTVEANEELGLPVDSREYGIGAQMLRDLGVRSMKLMTNNPAKYVGLKGYGLTVSGRIPILTLITSENKRYLETKRVKMGHIYEMEINGNGSKVDDDSSTVTGL from the exons ATGCCTTCTTTcactctctcttcttcttcttcaccagccCTCTCATGTCCCCG GGCAAGCAAACACTTCAAATTGTTCAATGATGTGCCTTCTGTTCGAATGAATTCTAAATTTCCCTCGAGCGATCATGCTTTTAGTAGAATTAAAGCTACGTTGATTTCTGGAGGAGGGGACCTACTTTCCTATCCAAATAGCAATGGCATTATGATAGGTAAAAATCTGGTTGGAGATGAATCTGTACGGATCGATGTACAATCTAATGGAACACCAGCTGTAGACACGGGGATAACAAGCAATGTTTTCTCTGTTGATGGTGATGAATTTGATCTGGACAGCCCAACAGCAGGCTTTGCTTCCATCCCTGAGGCCATTGAAGACATTCGCCAGGGAAAG ATGGTAGTGGTCGTGGACGACGAAGATCGAGAAAATGAAGGAGATTTGATAATGGCAGCACAGTTGGCAACACCCGAGGCAATGGCTTTTATTGTAAAGCATGGAACTGGGATAGTTTGTGTAAGCATGAAAGAGGAAGATTTGGATAGATTGGAACTTCCTTTGATGGTAAACAGTAAGGATAATGAGGAGAAGCTTTGTACGGCATTCACTGTGACAGTG GATGCTAAACATGATACCACCACTGGTGTGTCAGCTCATGATAGGGCAACAACAGTCAAAGCCCTTGCATCTAGAGATTCTACTCCAGGTGATTTCAACCGCCCAGGCCATATTTTCCCACTAAAATACAGGGAAGGTGGTGTCTTGAAGAGAGCTGGACATACAGAAGCTTCAGTTGATCTTGCTATACTATCTGGCATGGATCCAGTGGCAGTTTTGTGTGAAATTGTAGATGACGATGGTTCCATGGCTAGACTTCCAAAACTTCGCCAGTTTGCAGAGCGTGAAAACTTGAAAATTATATCTATTGCTGACTTAATAAG ATATAGAAGAAAAAGAGATAAGTTGGTGGAACGCGCTTCTGCTGCACGGATACCTACAATGTGGGGACCATTCACAGCTTACTGTTACAGGTCCCTTTTAGACGGAATTGAGCATATTGCAATGGTTAAG GGCGACATTGGAGATGGACAAGATGTGCTTGTGAGGGTACACTCTGAGTGTCTAACGGGAGACATATTTGGATCTGCCAGATGTGACTGCGGAAATCAGCTTGCACTCTCAATGCAACAGATTGAGGCTGCTGGTAGGGGTGTGCTGGTATATCTCCGAGGACACGAAGGAAGGGGCATTGGATTGGGCCACAAGCTTCGTGCATATAACCTTCAGGATGATGGACGTGATACAGTAGAAGCCAATGAGGAGTTGGGATTGCCTGTTGACTCCAGGGAATACGGCATTGGCGCTCAG ATGTTAAGGGACTTGGGTGTTAGATCTATGAAGCTGATGACCAACAATCCAGCAAAATATGTTGGGCTCAAAGGTTATGGTTTGACAGTTTCGGGTAGGATCCCAATATTAACACTCATTACTTCAGAGAACAAGAGATATCTAGAGACCAAACGTGTGAAAATGGGTCACATATATGAAATGGAAATTAATGGTAATGGCAGCAAGGTTGATGATGATTCTAGTACTGTTACTGGCTTATAG
- the LOC137832770 gene encoding dicarboxylate transporter 2.1, chloroplastic: MESFALHSLSPSTSTTFSRFSQLHHRPRPIISRSQFPSSLRSPIIISPPFSFPSKPKTFKFNNPFSKTHYPIQASSSPPPPSNSSPPPPPPTPLQGAKPLPFLISICIGLAVRFFVPKPVEVTPEAWQLLSIFLSTIAGLVLSPLPVGAWAFLGLTATVVTKTLTFSAAFSAFTNEVIWLIVISFFFARGFVKTGLGDRIATYFVKWMGKSTLGLSYGLTFSEVLIAPAMPSTTARAGGVFLPIIKSLSLSAGSEPSSPSAKRLGAYLVQNQFQSAGNSSALFLTAAAQNLLCIKLAEELGVIVPTPWVTWFKAASLPALVCLLLTPLILYKLYPPEIKDTPEAPALAAKKLESMGPVSKNEWIMVGTMLLAVSLWIFGDTIGIASTVAAMIGLSILLLSGVLDWNDCLNEKSAWDTLAWFAILVGMASQLTNLGIVNWMSDCVANNLRSFSLSWPASLAVLQAAYFFIHYLFASQTGHVGALYSAFLAMHRAAGVPGILAALALGYNTNLFGAITHYSSGQAAVYYGAGYVDLPDIFKVGFIMAVVNAIIWGGVGSLWWKFLGLY; encoded by the exons ATGGAGAGCTTTGCACTCCATTCTCTCTCACCATCAACCTCAACCACCTTCTCTCGCTTTTCCCAACTCCATCATCGTCCTCGCCCCATCATCTCCAGATCCCAATTCCCATCATCTCTCCGATCACCCATCATCATCTCCCCACCCTTCTCTTTCCCTTCCAAACCCAAAACCTTCAAATTCAACAACCCCTTTTCCAAAACACATTACCCAATTCAAGCTTCTTCATCACCTCCTCCACCTTCTAACTCCTCACCGCCGCCACCGCCGCCAACACCTCTCCAGGGTGCAAAGCCCCTGCCTTTTCTGATCTCCATATGCATCGGCCTTGCTGTTCGCTTCTTCGTCCCCAAACCGGTGGAAGTCACCCCCGAGGCCTGGCAGCTCCTCTCCATTTTCCTCTCCACCATCGCGGGCCTCGTTCTCAGCCCGCTCCCCGTCGGGGCATGGGCCTTTCTGGGCCTCACAGCCACTGTTGTCACCAAGACTCTCACTTTCTCCGCGGCCTTCAGCGCCTTCACCAATGAGGTGATCTGGTTAATCGTcatttccttcttctttgcTCGTGGGTTCGTGAAGACTGGGCTTGGGGATAGGATTGCTACCTATTTCGTGAAGTGGATGGGAAAGAGCACTCTTGGCCTCTCTTATGGGCTCACTTTCAGTGAAGTGCTGATTGCACCTGCAATGCCTAGCACCACCGCCAGGGCTGGTGGGGTTTTCTTGCCCATTATCAAGTCACTCTCACTCTCTGCTGGCAGTGAACCTTCCTCTCCCTCGGCTAAGAGACTCGGAGCTTACCTCGTTCAGAACCAATTTCag TCTGCTGGTAACTCTAGTGCTCTTTTCCTAACTGCTGCAGCTCAAAATCTGCTGTGTATCAAATTAGCAGAGGAGCTTGGGGTGATAGTTCCAACCCCTTGGGTCACTTGGTTTAAGGCAGCTAGTTTACCCGCACTTGTTTGTCTTCTTCTCACGCCATTGATTTTGTACAAGCTCTATCCCCCCGAAATCAAGGACACACCAGAGGCTCCTGCCCTGGCTGCCAAGAAACTGGAAAGTATGGGCCCTGTCTCAAAAAATGAATGGATTATGGTTGGCACAATGCTTCTTGCAGTGTCTTTGTGGATCTTTGG GGACACTATTGGCATAGCAAGTACTGTTGCTGCAATGATCGGTTTATCAATACTTCTCCTATCAGGAGTTCTTGACTGGAATGACTGCTTGAATGAAAAATCGGCATGGGATACCTTAGCCTGGTTTGCCATTTTGGTAGGTATGGCAAGCCAGTTGACAAACCTTGGAATTGTGAACTGGATGTCTGACTGTGTGGCCAACAACCTAAGATCGTTCTCTTTGAGCTGGCCAGCCTCACTGGCTGTTCTTCAGGCAGCTTATTTCTTCATCCACTACCTTTTTGCTAGTCAGACTGGACATGTGGGGGCTTTATACTCTGCGTTTCTTGCCATGCATAGGGCAGCCGGTGTTCCCGGTATTCTGGCAGCACTTGCTTTAGGTTACAATACAAATCTTTTTGGTGCAATAACACACTATAGTAGTGGCCAGGCTGCTGTATACTATGGAG CTGGTTATGTAGACCTTCCAGATATCTTCAAAGTGGGGTTCATCATGGCTGTTGTTAATGCTATCATCTGGGGAGGTGTTGGCTCTTTGTGGTGGAaatttttgggcttgtattga
- the LOC137832769 gene encoding dihydropyrimidinase-like, whose product MKHKTEYPNSVAMGFTSQLLRLLSLTLTFFIALSQSNQFCDAGAGVPSSKLLIKGGTVVNAHHQQVADVYVEDGIIVAVKPFITVGDEVTVIDATGKFVMPGGIDPHTHLEFEFMGTETVDDFFSGQAAALAGGTTMHIDFVIPHKGSLTAGFEAYEKKAKKSCMDYGFHMAVTKWDETVSREMEVMVKEKGINSFKFFMAYKGALMINDELLLEGFKKCKSLGALAMVHAENGDGVYEGQKKMIELGITGPEGHALSRPAVLEGEATARAIRLADFVNTPLYVVHVMSIDAMEEIARARKSGQRVIGEPVASGLVLHESWLWHPDFETAAKYVMSPPIRKQGHDKALQAALSTGVLQLVGTDHCAFNSTQKALGIDDFRKIPNGVNGIEERMHVVWDTMVESGQISVTDYVRLTSTECARIFNIYPRKGAILPGSDADIIILNPNSSFEITAKSHHSRLDTNVYEGRRGKGKVEVTIAGGRVVWENNELKVAPGTGRYIKLPPFSYLFDGIDKRDGFILNSLQAPVKRAKSSS is encoded by the exons atgaaacacaaaacagaGTATCCAAATAGCGTAGCCATGGGATTCACTTCTCAACTCCTTCGTctcctctctctcactctcaccTTCTTCATCGCCCTTTCACAATCGAACCAG TTTTGTGATGCTGGAGCTGGAGTTCCGTCATCGAAGCTCTTGATCAAGGGAGGTACCGTTGTCAATGCTCACCACCAACAGGTTGCCGATGTTTATGTCGAAGATGGCATCATCGTTGCCGTCAAACCCTTTATTACG GTTGGAGATGAGGTGACTGTGATAGATGCCACTGGCAAGTTTGTCATGCCAG GGGGAATTGACCCTCACACCCACCTAGAGTTTGAGTTTATGGGTACGGAAACTGTAGATGATTTCTTCAGTGGTCAGGCTGCAGCATTGGCTGGTGGGACAACAATGCACATTGACTTTGTTATACCACATAAAGGAAGTTTAACAGCTGGTTTTGAAGCCTATGAAAAGAAGGCGAAGAAATCTTGCATGGATTATGGTTTCCATATGGCTGTTACCAAATGGGATGAAACTGTGTCAAGAGAAATGGAAGTCATGGTCAAGGAGAAAG GTATCAACTCTTTTAAGTTTTTCATGGCTTACAAAGGGGCTCTTATGATCAATGATGAGCTTCTTCTGGAAGGATTTAAAAAGTGCAAGTCTCTTGGAGCCTTAGCTATGGTCCATGCAGAAAATGGAGATGGTGTGTACGAAGGGCAGAAAAAAATGATAGAACTTGGAATAACTGGTCCTGAGGGGCATGCTCTTTCAAGGCCTGCAGTG TTGGAAGGAGAGGCGACTGCTCGAGCTATTCGCTTAGCTGATTTTGTGAACACTCCTTTATATGTGGTTCATGTAATGAGCATTGATGCAATGGAAGAAATTGCAAGGGCCCGTAAATCAG GTCAAAGGGTAATTGGAGAGCCTGTTGCCTCTGGGTTAGTCCTtcatgaatcttggctttggcatccCGACTTTGAGACTGCTGCAAA GTATGTGATGAGTCCCCCTATTAGGAAGCAAGGACATGATAAAGCCCTTCAAGCTGCCCTTTCAACAGGAGTTTTGCAG CTGGTAGGGACTGATCACTGTGCCTTTAACTCCACCCAGAAAGCTCTTGGAATTGATGACTTCAGGAAAATTCCTAATGGTGTTAATG GTATTGAAGAAAGGATGCATGTGGTATGGGATACCATGGTG GAATCCGGCCAAATATCTGTCACTGACTATGTCCGGTTGACAAGCACTGAATG TGCTAGAATCTTCAATATATATCCAAGGAAAGGAGCTATTCTTCCAGGATCAGATGCAGATATTATCATCCTCAATCCAAATTCAAGCTTTGAGATAACTGCTAAGTCCCACCATTCCAGACTGGACACAAATGTGTATGAGGGAAGGAGAGGAAAG gGGAAAGTTGAAGTGACTATTGCAGGAGGAAGAGTTGTTTGGGAAAATAATGAACTGAAGGTTGCTCCTGGAACTGGGAGATATATAAAATTGCCACCCTTTAGCTATCTGTTTGATGGAATTGACAAAAGGGATGGTTTTATTCTAAATTCCCTTCAAGCTCCTGTGAAGCGAGCCAAATCCAGCTCTTAA